The genomic DNA atactgctgttatgatACGAGAGAAAACTGATCAAAAAACTTATCAGACTGAGATGTTAAAATATTACTAATGTCGGTCGATACCGATGCTAATGATGCGAGATGCACCTTTAAAGTTACCTGATTGTAACATGTCAGCACTCCAGTGGCATAGATTGGGACTGTAGCTTTGGTCAGTATGCCGTTCCCTGCTGAGGCATCTGACAGAGTaatgaaaaatacaagttagGTGAACTACACAGAgtggaaattgttttattaaacaacaGTACCTAATGTTAAAATAGTATGGAAGAAATTCAGCTTTTGAATaagttaaaagaagaaaataaaaatagtccTTCTGTAGAAATGTGTTTCTAAAGCAACGTATAATGATCAACCTATTACATCAAACCAATGCACATGCGCTTTAGCATCCTTTCATAGTGCTtgatcaattattaaaatggaaaaacagcagcataCATATATGGGGAGATGATTGGCAGTGAATCACATAATGGCCCACATTTGCTACCATGACTTTGCCTGAAAGAAATGTGGCCTGATTATACTTCTATTGTATTGTGGTCTTCCAGAAACCCACAGAATAAGACCCATGCTATGTAAAGATCAGGATAACCTCAACACTGACAGAGTTtcagatgaaaacacatttcataaaTGGCCACAATACCAACGCTAAATGTCTTGGCAGCTAAATGAAACCAAGGACCCCGTTATAACTGCAGAAACATGTCtggaattaaaaacaacaacaacagaaaagaaacaagaagaagaagaagagggggaACACCCAACGCTGACTCCAAATAGCTTGTTTACATCAATTGTGTCTGGAGTTTAAACTTCATCTATCAACATTCTCTTGAGAGAGTTTAGAAcaatatataaacacacaaaaaaatgagagaaagtAAAATAGCCCTCACCAACATTCTCTTCTGATAGTCTGAGAATCTCCTGGAATTGAGGCTTCACCTAAACAAACCAGAcgacacatacagtacatccaTGTCACTCATCTATGGTGAGTcttagaaaaaaggaaaaaaagcttgTTTGCTGTGAATACTAGCACAGCTTTAAAAGccaacaaactaaaacatttgatACAGTAATAGCACTAGACTTGAAACTTAGACTcataaaataaaccaacagaGAAAACCATGACTCCTTGATATGACAACTCAGTAAACTAAAGCGTGGTAGTTGGATGGAGTTTACCTTAGTGTTGGTGAAGATCTTGCCAAACGTGCGGCAGAACCTCCAGAAAAAGCGAGAGAACTCGTGAACGCAGGTTGATGACGTCACGTTGATACGACCCACAATCTCTATGAGCTGAGGAAGGCTGGACAAAATACAGACAGAACTTAAGTTAACGATTTTGTGAAAATTTCAATACAATGTTTAATATGTACAGATTACTGAAAACAGTGCTTTCAAATATTAATAGTGTTTAAACTTTCTATGCTTTGTCTCGTCACACCTATAaacttaattgtattttattgggattttatgaaaGACACCGACAAATGATACACTGTtcccaattttcttttttagataaaaatctgaaaagtgcggcatgTATTCAGCACTGCTCCGTAAAGCTGATGTTGCAGTCACAAATAAAAGCTTTCTGGAACAAGTCTCCCATAAACTACTAACGGAGTTTATAGTTTCTATGTTTTGAAAAGCTTATATGACATGTTGGTCTATCATTTCTAATTTCCATAAAATAGTGTAGTTTGTGGCAGTACATTGCCAAAATTAGAGAAAGTTCAAGCAGTATACATGTGCAAGCCACAGTCTAAATGTATCTATTTACATTATTTGAAATCctcaaaaacaagtttaaatgaATCATTAAAATTTTGTTGAACTTCTTAAATCTGTGTTAATTTCCCCTTATCTGGTAGGTTTTACATTAAGTGCTCATGTGTGTATATCTTACAGCTGGTTGACCACCCACAGGAGGCTTTCCCAGCCAGTGGTTCCTTCATGCTCCAGTTGGTGGTCATAGAGGAGCAGCAGGGAGCTGAGCAGCTCTCTGTTCCCAATGATGATAGCCATGTCCTGAAGAGGAGAGGCCGGTCTCGGGAACCGGGTCACTGGGTGACAGACAAACGCTGCTCATTCACCCCATCTTTCGGCTAGAGCTTCTGCTGACCTATTGCAATTTTTGTAAACAGAGACGTGTATGCATTCTTGGGCATTTTACCTTCTATTGCAGGTATGTCTTCGTGTGGCTTGGCTCTGCTGGTGAAGGGTGCATTCTGCAGCACCACTGCAAACAGAGGTGGAATAAGGGACTGGAGAGCTGAcaagaaaacatgaagtttGTGCTCATCCAGTCCGTGTTCTCCCTGCTGCGGAGAAAAGTCTCGGTTAGCATGAAAAGCAAACTACAGCAGACCCAAATAAAGCAACACACAGAAACCCAACTGTAAGCAGTTTCTCTATACGAGCCAGCAGAGAAGGTATGAGTGCAGTGTGCAGGGTGCCCAGCTCTGTGGTCCAGGCAGCGAAGGCAGGAATGAAGACCTGGTGGACTGCGTTGACCACCCGCTCTGATGGGTCCCCAAGCGAGAGCAGCATTAACTCAAACCCCTGCAAAGGATAAAGCGGCAGTTTGTGTGGATCAGTTGAGTGGGATTAAAAAGAAAGCCATGATTTACATTCCTTTTCCCAGGATATTTACCTGGGCGTATTTGTCAGAGTCATCAATGTAACCCATAATAATACCCAGACTTTTGACCACAGCCTCTCTGACCATGTCAGCCTTGTCCTCAGTCAGCATCTGCTGCAGCATAGACAACACCAGCGAGCTACGGATTTCCTTCTGAAAACAAGAGGGAAGAAGTGagggttttaaaaaagaaaaaagaaaccaacaaaactACATAATCCTCGTTTGAACTCTGTGCTCAGTTTAAACTTACAGGCAGGTACGGAGCTAAGGCTCCACAGGCTTCAGCCACCAACAACCGCCTCTCAGGATATTTGTGGTTAATCTGTGGAGGCCAAATGTACACACACAAATGTTGAATGTAAAAGAGGAACATAAGTTGAAAAGGAAGACAGACAGACTGGGGTTGCAGTCACAATGGAATGGAAACAAGTGGAGTGTCATAAACATGCTGACCCTGTGGAAACCacagtttgtctttgtctgcAGATTCTCAGCCTCTGGACGGCTGGCAGCGGCTATTGCCACGGCAATAGCTTTCTGTTGATCATGAGTGTGGTTGCACAGgtggcaataaaaacaaaactgctatCTCATTCCTGCCAGGGTCTCTCACAAAGTACTGAAAGCAATTTTCATAATCAGAGAGCAGCACTAAAAAGATTTCTGGCTGAAACAAAGTGATTTCTTTATAATTTACATCAAGGATTAGGAcatttcttgcataatttacatttaaatatatatctGTATGGGGTATTAGgcactcaaaataaataaaatgattaaaaatcttgacctttgaccttggataaattgtaaaatagcttaaaagaaagtaaaagtatattttttgtctagagtaaaatatgaaagaagGTAAAACATTACATATGCAATTAACTGATGGTTGAATCTGTCCATTATTAATATACGGTAACTTGACACACGCATATGATGCTTCACACCGCTACagctttgttacattttgtgagCTCACTCGCATTACCATCAATGTATTCACACACTTGTCTTTCATACAACTGCAAATCAGAAGGAAAACGAGACATGGCCTTCCAAATGTGACAccaataaaaatttgaaaagtccCCAACTTTAGTGTTTAATGGCTTACACAACTGGctactgtatgatgtttttctgatgtaaatcactttgaactgccttgttgctgaaatgtgctacacaaataaactagACTTGTTGTAACATGAGGCCTGACCAGGGtataccccgcctctcgcccgaaatcACACttggagataagcaccagcacccctcctgatcCCATTAGGGAGTAGGGTGTAAACAAgacagatgaatggatggatggatgttgtaacatgagaaaatgtgaaaagatctAAGGGTATACATATCTTTTGAAAGGCAATGAAATTCAGTGGCgtcaagtgaaaaaaataaaaacagtgttgATTGCAGTGAATGTACTGTACCTGCTCCCAACATTGAGGAAGCAGCTCGGCTTCGACTCGAGTGGGACCCACATGTCTTGCAAATGCAACGCAGCCCGTCAGGATCATTTGTCTACGGGCACACAAATCCACTTATATGAGAAAGCATCAGTGGACGAATactatattattttcttttgtctaagCGGGATGGCAAAACCTAAAAAGACACAGAACAATTAAACCTGTGTCCATTATGTTTACAATATACACAGTTACCTCTGCTCATCATCCGGTCTCTTTATCAGGTTGAAGAGGATGTGGAGGAGCTGGTCCCTCTCCTTAGGTTCTGGGTGAAGACATGCAGTGCACAATATGAGGGGAATCAGCTCCTGAGAGGGAGAAGAGGACAAACAGAAGGTCTCATATTACATTAAACACCTTTCAtaagcagctaaaaaaaaaaaaagaagaagaaaaggtggTTGACACTGAGCAGGTCAGTCAATGGAAAAGCAGGAGCAATAGAAGAGGAGGTTAggtcaataaaaacaggaagaaaattgGAACATCACAGGCAGAATATGACACATAGGGTAACTTTAGGAAAATAGGGGGTCCTTTAATACCGCTGAAAACTTGCTTACCTCAAATATCATGCCGGTCTTACAAGGACTCATTCAGCTTTggagtcacacacacatttaatgtTACGTACTGTAGAAGCTTACAAactgcatgcacacacacagacacagctAGATATTgactgacagacagacacacacacgccccccacccacacacacacacacacacacacaacatgctCCCCTCCTAAATCTGAGCTCTACTCCAGAGTTCAGGCAGAGTTCATGGGACCTCTAGCCAGAAGGGAGAGTGCTCAGTTGCCCTTGATAGAGGGCCTCCATGGCCAAACTGCGGTCAGTCCTACATTCCCTACAAACACACCAAAATTAAAGAGTGCAAACAgagttaaaaatattatttttttcttcctttccgAGAAGATATAATATTCTCCTGCCAAGCTCTGGAGGAGCAAGCGGAACACCGACACTAGGACATTATCGAGAGGACTGGGTAAAGATAGGGTTCTGGTGAGTCATTCGCTCAATGCTCAAAGCTAGACCGACCTTGTGAAGTTAGTGCCAGGCTGGCGGATTTGtacaaactaaagaaaaatccaaTAATAAAGTATCGCTGGAAGGTTTTAAGTGGCTAATGACAAGTCGTGTGTGGGTGAAATCAGTTCATGTGTTTAGAAGTTGTAAAGGAATGGAGTTCAAACAAATCTAGCCgtcacatttaataaatttttgCCTTGGCTTCTGAAAGTACTTCATGAGAGCAGTTTTCTAAAAGCCAACAGCCCAGGCTCGATTAAATGACCGGAGGAATTCATAGAGCGCACACATCTAAGACCCTTGAAACCACCCCGACTTTATTCGAGTACGAAGCCTTGTGTTTCTGAAAGACAGACTCCTTCAGGGCATTAAACATACCAAACTGACCTGTTCTGGGAAACTTTGTGGCGAAAAATGAGACCAAGCGACAAATTGGCTCAATGCTTCTCTTCAAAGTCCAGAGCTACTCCATACTGACATTCAAGGACTGAAGactaaattaactgaatttcaatttaaaacatatttaggtTAAATTGCTGCACAACACAGACAAATGTGATGCCAAACAAGATATTGTTGTCTTGTCCAAGATGTCAGGCCCCTCGACAACAGATGCTGTATGGCTTGTGTTTCTCAAATTCATTTGAATTAGAAATCTGATATGTATTATTTTCCATGTAAAACTGGTAGCGCTGTTGATTTGCAGCAATCAAATGGTCTTAGGTAAGTCTGGCTCATATACATAGCGacaagaaaataatacaattcCCAAgccttttcatgtttttttgatctaaacaatttttttagttcagtttgtgaaaaaaaaacaaaacaaacaaaaaaaaactgattgtcatctttgaaaaatacttaattaaagcaaaatgtttgcAATACTGCAAAATTGGAAATTGGCCACAAAATTATCATTGGTGTACAAAATGAAATTGAGAAGTTGATGGTTTagaacaaaactacaaaaaataaataaataataataataataattggatGCAGTTCAAATTCCAGCACTACAATACAGTTTTGTACCTGAAACACAATGTTTACTGATTTACAGAGTCTAATAACAAAGCCAGGTGGCAGGCAGTCTGAAACAATTCACCGTTTCAGGTCaaacatattttgcttttcagtGGGTGTCACATTTACAAGCCTTCACATTCACATTTACAGGCTTGTGAATGTGACAGTGACTTTAGTCTGGTCCCCAGGCTTGTGGGCACAAAGTTTCAAGTTGCAAAGTAAAAGTGTGAGCAGCTGCCTCTGCTTATGAATACATGGGGTAATGATCTGTGAATCCAACTGACACAGAGCAAAGTCCACAACACTAAAGAGGGGCTCCAAAGGATTAGTGTTTccctgtaattttatttctcacCAACCTCTCCCTTTGCTTTGTTTACCTTGATTTAGGAAGGAGATTAGGAGCTTCTTAACGGCCTGAGGTTCACTACACCTACATTGCCAAGGCGATATGCAAAGCAGTGAAACTGCAATTTACTACAACCAGACTTACCTCTTTTAGACAATCACAAATTGTGACGTATCACGTTTCAACACGGTTCGAAGATTCAAATACTTTGTATTTGTGTACAATAGacagacataaacacaaactgcatGCAGGTAGTCAGAGTGTACACCTGTGCAGGTGTCTGTTGTTTTAGCTTAAGGGGAGCCACGGTTACTGCTTGACCCATTTCAACACTCCCTCCCCCGATTCTATACCACTTGCTCTTCAATATCATTATCTACTCTCTGAGATAACCAACaggacagaaataaatttaaattctgattCAGTACTGCTGCAATgaccttgcaaatgtattcatacctCATGAACTTTTCACACTGTGATGGAGCACTGCAAAGTAATTAAACACGTTTTTCccaacaaaatctgaaaagtgaggtgtgcatttgtattcagccaacaaaatgtaaatctttATATTCAAAATGCTGTGGCTGCAGAAAATGTCCCCCTTCACatgttacaaagaaaaacatgatggtggcagcatcataatgTGAACATGCTGTTTTTTCCCCTTAGCAGAAACAATGAAGTTGGTCTGAGTTAATGGGCAGATGGGAGGAGCTACATACAGGATAATTctggataaaaatatataaattgagAATCAGTGGAAAGCTTTCAAAATTTTTACTGACAAAGATTTGTGAGTCTTTTCTTGCAATGGTGTGGTGTTCTAAAAGTTGTAAAACTAACTTTTCTTCAGTTATTTACTTCTTTGTGCTggaacataatattttttttccaataaaatagACAGATGTTTGTGCTGAAACATGACAAATGTAAATGAGTTTATGGGGTATCAATATTTATCCAAAGTGAAACatgacagttaaaaaaataaaaataaataaataaaaaaatatctctgCAGTTTTAACCAGAAAGTTGACAtgcaccaaataaaaagaaacaaataccCTTGTTTATCACTgatcactgtctgaagttaaattggACCAAACTTCTTTAGTTTCAGGTAACGTagaatgactttattatttatttacgcATTCAATTTTAGTCTGGGACCTGAGTCCAGATTTTGTACCACAAACAAGCAAAGCTGgcatgacaataaaaaaaaatccttgaaaataGGTCAGAGAAATCTAAATAATCCGGGAgataatgtaaacaaaatcaGAAGCTTACATACATTTCAACGGTATTTGGTAGTAATGCATTTGAAATTCATGACTTGGAACAATCAATCACTCAATCTTTATTTATAGAGCACATTACGCACGCAAAGTgctttaaaaggtaaaaaaacaaacaaaacaaaacaataaaacaaaaggcaaaCCATTTGGGTTTCCTTTCACATGTTTCTTATTaatgtggcatttagcaaatagatgTAATTTTACTAATTCCAAGTGACCTAAAacagaagtttggtctgatttaacttcaaatagtgagaaataaaaagtgtCTTTATTTCGTGTATGTACATTTCTGATTTCAACTGCACTTGTTGTTAACatgattaaaattaattaacttgTATGGATTTTTCAACCAGAATATTCCAACATCAGGAATAGAAAAGCTTCAGCAACTAGTGGAAAATAAGCAGGAAAATCACACAAAACCcctaaaaagctaaaactgctaAACTTTGTACAGCAGGATAGCAAAACTCAAGAATTTTTTAAGCTATGGGAAATAATTCTGAATTTCCTTACACTCTTtatgtatttacttatttaatgcACTTATTTGTCACCTCTCTTAGCAGTTGTAGCTTCAGGGGAAAGTTGGCCATAAGTCGCTTAAATCTACACGTCAGAACCATGCAGATGAGTGCGTGAAAGACTCACCTGGCAAAGATGTGAAACCATTCTCTAGAAGAGAGGCATGCATGAGAGTGAGAGAATGAGTGAGACGAAAAGaggaatagaaataaaaaccagtgaAGAGGCAAAAGGCCAGCAAAATGTGACAGATCAATCCAAAGTAGCAGCAGAGAAATGACGATGGGGACGATGAAGTGAAAACGAATGCCTCCTTAAAACAGGATGACATTTCAAAATCAATAGATGAGACACAAGGTAGCAGGAGATTTACAGGCTGAGAATGTTTATGTGCTAAGTAAGTAAGTACTCTGTAAAACGGTGCACAAATTTTGTGGGTtgacatttaaataacaaaCCAACCTCCAGAAGACTAGAAGTCTCCAACACAGTGTGTACTGTCACGCTACAGGTATGCTGGATTTCGACAACTACTTGAAGGAAAAACATAtccaagaaaaaagaaatactctATGGAAAAAACCTTTCTGCAATGTTGAAGTGTGTAAGCATGCTTTACTACGTTAAGCAAAGTCTGATAGGAAGATTAGGTCTTTTTATTGATATCTAAAATatacagacataaaaaaattgcttaacaaaaataagctaataaattttttgtttatttagactTAAAGGTTTAGTACCAACATAGGCACAGTATAGATCAAAGATGATCAAGTCGTTGGAGCTCCCCAAAATGATCCCCCTGCTTAGTCCTGCTGCTCTGTGTGCATCTATtggatattaaaacaaaatgcatgtgATTGATCGGAAACAGGGTGGCGAGAAAGAGAAGCGCAGAGGGGCAGTAGAAACGGTGGGTGGGAGGAGTACCTCTCGTTTAGCAAGGAGGACGTTGGGGACGATGTGAGGAAGACAGCGGCCCAGCATCAGCATCACGCTTTCCTCGCTGTCTGCTATGCGAGACACCTGGAGGGAGGAGGGACACGCATCAATTTCTGCTGCCCTTAAATGTATCGATCATCTTCCCGCTATTTTGTGTTGCTGACCTCGGCTCCGAGTCGACTCTCGGAGCACATTCTGCAGAAAGACAGCAAGGCTTGCTGGAAGGCCGGGGATAACTTCCTGGAATAGCAGGAAAAAGTCAAGTTGGAAACCATCATTATAGTACAGCGCTCCACAATTCCTGTTAATTCCCCAAAAAAGGGGCTTGGCAATTGCTCCGACCACAAAATGACAGAGGTGCAAACAAAGCCAAGCTGCAAGAGAGATAAACTCCTGCCACTTTCTCATGCAACTGCTGTTTGCCTTCCATATAAAATGTGCTAAATTAAGTCagagcaaaaatacattaaaacagtATTGTGAGAGTACAAGTTGCATGGCCTTTAACTGAATCCAGTCCATCTgttataaatagaaaaacaactaTGATTATGTAATGGGTGAGGCATTAAGTGTTATAAGTGAAAGGTTTAGAagtaaaaatgctgaaacaaatCCTCTGTCCTCTGTCAGCAAGAGCAGAAATCTGCATTTTCACACGAGGGCAGCCTGTCCATCATGTTTGCAAAGCCAGATGTCTACCTCCATCTAGTGGGCATATGAtgcaactttacaaaaaatggTTTCATCTGTTAATTTTGGGATAATTTAATACCTGatattattcaaatatttagaGCATTTAAACAACAATTTAACTTAGCCGTGGTTGCTTTTGAgtggaagagaaaaaataaatacaaatgctttttggaaaaaaggCCTGTGACTGAAGCTGCCCAGACATAGAAATTGATAACATTCACTTTAGTTGTGGCTCTTGAAAAATACTAAAGACAGATCAATTTGTATTGGGTGTGTTGAAGGCGAGTTTCAGAACCCCCGCTGATTGATTCAAGTGAAGTCAATGTATTTAGAAatttagaaatctgaaaatcaaaggggagaacaaattaaatttagaaGTTGTTCTTTATTGTAGAAATTATACAGTTACAGCATAACATaaacagaagaataaaaatacagtaagagtgatattaaaatgacttcacACTCACGTGGCCCTTTAGTCTACATAGAAAAGTAAAGAATtcaaaactgtgttttacaGAATCTGTCTCTTGTGTTGAGAAAAATTACGAGTTTGACAATCAGTTCTGGGTACTTGTGCAGATTTTagatttaatgaaataaaacaagtaatGCAGTGACTAACTTCAGAGTGAAATCAATCAGTCAAGTCCTTCAGTCACTATGGATGACAAGGAGACATAGATGTGATTTTTCCTGAGATTTCCACTAACCTGTTTGGTTGATCAAACTGGGCGCGTTGTTGACTTGTAGTTTTGTTGCAGGTCTGCTGTTGGGACTGTGATGTGTTCTGAGTGGAGGTCGATACAAGGTCATTTCCAGCCTCCGACACCCCTCGAATGTCTAGATATTGACCATTATCTAAAGAAGGctgagagcaagaaaaaaaaacaaaaaaaaaacgagagTAATACACAGACATCTGTTTATATAATTTGTACACATAAGTAAAAAAGCCACATACCACAGAAGGAGGATTAGTGGAGCAGGGCTTTGAGGAGCTAGAGGAGGAGCAAAGCTCCAGAGTGGCCGGAGGCGGAAACGAGACACTCTTTTTCAGGATCTGAATCTCACTGtgaagcaattttaaaaaaagaaatgtcatgaaCATGTcagaaatattgacatttttttgcaGCATCACTAAAAATAAgccatagaaaaaaaaaagaatgaatgaaaggCTCATCAGCAGCACAGAAGACGATATCATTCCCTGAGTGAGTGGTGTGCAAGCAGCTACCTCTGCAGTTTCTTTATCTGCTCAGCAAGACTCTGCTTCTCACTGTTTAGGAGGTTGAGCTGGTATTCCAGTTCTTGCACAACTTCTGACTGTTGCtagagaaaacacacaaaaaatgggaaattctggcaaaaaaaaaagtgtattacACATATCAAGAAATTAGTGACTTCACCAatattgtttggttttataaGAGTTGGATGAAGATCAAGACAGATattcagaaaatcaaaattttacaGAAGGGatcttttaaaacagaaatttctaCCAACTGAAAAATATCTTTATGTAAGTGAATAGTTAGGGCTGCTTTTTTCAGAGTTACTGCAACAAGGCAGAGTTGCATAGAAGCGATCAGACTGTAAATACACATATACAGAAAACTGCTTATACACACCTGCTGCGACAGGTCAGGCTTCTTTTGGGGCTCTCGAGAGACGCAGTTTCCTGGAAGATCACCAAAAGCCACACCGACAGACGCGTCCACCTTATCTGTTGGAGAGGAAAGCGTGCTGCCTCCGTTCCTGTAGAGCTGCAACAGGTCAGGAGGTTTTGGGATGTTGAGACCGACGTCATCCCACAATTCAAAGTCCTGGAGATGAATACGAAACAAAATAAGAAGGAAGTATTCAGGGAATGGATGTGTTTTTAAGCTCATAAGCAGGACGGTAAGACATCTAAATAACTGATCTAAACGTGAATCTGCTTAAAATCACCAGTTGGAggttattattttccttcagaacaaaagaaaatcttgtgTTGAAATAACCTATGAACGGAAAAAAGATTTTACCTGGTCATCGTTTTCATCAGAAAAGGTGATGGATGAgagtttgtattcattttttaataaatattcattcacAAGGAAGTTTAAGGCTCTTTTCTCCAGTGGGCGTATGGGCTCCTGATGAAGGAGAAAAGAACAGGGTGAAGGTTTAGCTAGAGTGTTTTTGGTTATATCTTATGAAGCCTTAAAGAATGAAtctaatattttcctttcactttattTCAACAGATTCCCCACCTGGATTTCAGGACTCGATTTGAAGTTTTTTCTCTCCTGAGATGCCACTTCACTCTCTGAGAAattgagaaaatggaaaaaaaaaaagaaaataataaaaaaaaattttgaaccAATACTGAGGATTAACGTTCTCGTTGAAGTTCTttgtaatgagaaaaaaagagagagagaaaactgcAACAAGAAAGGTTGAGGTGGAGAAGAAGTTAAAAGTACGCCACACCTGCTGCCTGAGTCAAGTTGGCCCGCAGAGCCTGAATGGTCTCCTTTGCTTTCCGTAGCTCAAACTCCAGCACTGGACAGGAAATGACAACACACACAGGAAGTGGATCCAACCAAACACAGggcacaaaattaaacaaagatggggcatttgaaaatatgacactGAAGatcaaatgaagcaaaaaaaaaaaaaaaaagcatgcagATCATGGGTTcatagaaaaaacaacaacaaaaacgcATGCAGCAGAGGATCATGGTAAACCTGCCTCTAGGTTTAATGACAGGCAGGTGGTTTTCCTGCTATCAAATTTGTAAATGGTGgtcaatttgttttttaattttctctaatCTAGGAGCTGTCTGACACTAGGTTTCCTCCTAGGCAACTGGTTTCCAAGCACTCAAAGGACAATGCTGCACAGGGAACTTGTTCTTCACAGATTC from Xiphophorus couchianus chromosome 21, X_couchianus-1.0, whole genome shotgun sequence includes the following:
- the relch gene encoding RAB11-binding protein RELCH homolog isoform X10, with protein sequence MASVNPFDVSDSDEEAERRPNETVDTERSPSEGAPGPPPGNAFSLPADAEPPTLLLSSNRTSPSGEGMSVSAAATSTMAGGVETRVSVDVIAAQLLRDQYILTALEFHTELLEAGRELPRLRDYFSNPGNFERQSGTPPAKDQVLGPGGPLNRAGSISTLDSLDFARYSDDGNRESDERVAVLEFELRKAKETIQALRANLTQAAESEVASQERKNFKSSPEIQEPIRPLEKRALNFLVNEYLLKNEYKLSSITFSDENDDQDFELWDDVGLNIPKPPDLLQLYRNGGSTLSSPTDKVDASVGVAFGDLPGNCVSREPQKKPDLSQQSEVVQELEYQLNLLNSEKQSLAEQIKKLQSEIQILKKSVSFPPPATLELCSSSSSSKPCSTNPPSVPSLDNGQYLDIRGVSEAGNDLVSTSTQNTSQSQQQTCNKTTSQQRAQFDQPNRKLSPAFQQALLSFCRMCSESRLGAEVSRIADSEESVMLMLGRCLPHIVPNVLLAKREELIPLILCTACLHPEPKERDQLLHILFNLIKRPDDEQRQMILTGCVAFARHVGPTRVEAELLPQCWEQINHKYPERRLLVAEACGALAPYLPKEIRSSLVLSMLQQMLTEDKADMVREAVVKSLGIIMGYIDDSDKYAQGFELMLLSLGDPSERVVNAVHQVFIPAFAAWTTELGTLHTALIPSLLARIEKLLTQGEHGLDEHKLHVFLSALQSLIPPLFAVVLQNAPFTSRAKPHEDIPAIEVTRFPRPASPLQDMAIIIGNRELLSSLLLLYDHQLEHEGTTGWESLLWVVNQLLPQLIEIVGRINVTSSTCVHEFSRFFWRFCRTFGKIFTNTKVKPQFQEILRLSEENVDASAGNGILTKATVPIYATGVLTCYNQEEDRKLLVGFLEDVMTTLSLSHAPLDSLKASFVELGANPVYHELLLTVLWYGVVHTSALVRCTAARMFELLVKGVNETLVAQRVVPALITLSSDPEISVRIATIPAFGTIMETVTQKELLERVKMQLASFLEDPQYQDQHSLHMEIIRTFGRVGPNAEPRFRDDFVLPHLHKLALANNSQSVESKRIDIAIHLFEAYSALSCCFISEEVMVNHFLPGLRCLHADMEQLSPEHEVILGSMIKECEIKVENRGISDAQGSISIASSLVGEDAKTKFLSKMGQLTTSGAMLANVFQRKK
- the relch gene encoding RAB11-binding protein RELCH homolog isoform X3 translates to MASVNPFDVSDSDEEAERRPNETVDTERSPSEGAPGPPPGNAFSLPADAEPPTLLLSSNRTSPSGEGMSVSAAATSTMAGGVETRVSVDVIAAQLLRDQYILTALEFHTELLEAGRELPRLRDYFSNPGNFERQSGTPPAKDQVLGPGGPLNRAGSISTLDSLDFARYSDDGNRESDERVAVLEFELRKAKETIQALRANLTQAAESEVASQERKNFKSSPEIQEPIRPLEKRALNFLVNEYLLKNEYKLSSITFSDENDDQDFELWDDVGLNIPKPPDLLQLYRNGGSTLSSPTDKVDASVGVAFGDLPGNCVSREPQKKPDLSQQQQSEVVQELEYQLNLLNSEKQSLAEQIKKLQSEIQILKKSVSFPPPATLELCSSSSSSKPCSTNPPSVPSLDNGQYLDIRGVSEAGNDLVSTSTQNTSQSQQQTCNKTTSQQRAQFDQPNRKLSPAFQQALLSFCRMCSESRLGAEVSRIADSEESVMLMLGRCLPHIVPNVLLAKRERMVSHLCQELIPLILCTACLHPEPKERDQLLHILFNLIKRPDDEQRQMILTGCVAFARHVGPTRVEAELLPQCWEQINHKYPERRLLVAEACGALAPYLPKEIRSSLVLSMLQQMLTEDKADMVREAVVKSLGIIMGYIDDSDKYAQGFELMLLSLGDPSERVVNAVHQVFIPAFAAWTTELGTLHTALIPSLLARIEKLLTGEHGLDEHKLHVFLSALQSLIPPLFAVVLQNAPFTSRAKPHEDIPAIEVTRFPRPASPLQDMAIIIGNRELLSSLLLLYDHQLEHEGTTGWESLLWVVNQLLPQLIEIVGRINVTSSTCVHEFSRFFWRFCRTFGKIFTNTKVKPQFQEILRLSEENVDASAGNGILTKATVPIYATGVLTCYNQEEDRKLLVGFLEDVMTTLSLSHAPLDSLKASFVELGANPVYHELLLTVLWYGVVHTSALVRCTAARMFELLVKGVNETLVAQRVVPALITLSSDPEISVRIATIPAFGTIMETVTQKELLERVKMQLASFLEDPQYQDQHSLHMEIIRTFGRVGPNAEPRFRDDFVLPHLHKLALANNSQSVESKRIDIAIHLFEAYSALSCCFISEEVMVNHFLPGLRCLHADMEQLSPEHEVILGSMIKECEIKVENRGISDAQGSISIASSLVGEDAKTKFLSKMGQLTTSGAMLANVFQRKK